One Paenarthrobacter aurescens TC1 DNA window includes the following coding sequences:
- a CDS encoding putative glutathione-dependent formaldehyde dehydrogenase (identified by match to protein family HMM PF00107): MKAVTWQGRRSLSVEDVPDPSIQEPTDAIVRITSTAICGSDLHLYEVLGPYMHKGDVIGHEPMGIVEEVGSEVHRLKKGDRVVVPFNISCGHCYMCNQGLQSQCETTQVTAKGSGAALFGYSELYGSVPGGQAQYLRVPFADYGPVKIDSDAPDERYLFLSDILPTAWQAVEYANVPEGGTLAVLGLGPVGQFAARIGVHKGFRVIGVDPVPERRAMAETHGIETMDYSSHVAEQIREQTLGRGPDSVVDAVGMEAHGSPVASFLHRAVSLLPDKPAQVAMETMSVDRLAALHTAVDLVRRGGTISLSGVYGGQADPMPLMTMFDKQIQLRMGQCNVRSWIDDLLPLVEDDADPLGVMHLVTHTGGLDEAPALYEKFQKKQDGCIKVVLKP; the protein is encoded by the coding sequence GTGAAAGCAGTGACATGGCAGGGCCGGCGTTCGCTCAGCGTCGAAGACGTCCCGGACCCCTCCATCCAGGAACCCACGGACGCGATTGTCCGGATTACCTCCACAGCCATTTGCGGCTCCGACCTCCACCTCTATGAGGTGCTGGGCCCCTACATGCATAAGGGCGACGTCATCGGCCACGAGCCCATGGGAATCGTGGAGGAGGTGGGCTCTGAAGTCCACCGGCTGAAGAAGGGCGACCGCGTTGTAGTGCCGTTCAACATCTCTTGCGGGCATTGCTATATGTGTAACCAAGGCCTTCAGTCGCAATGTGAAACCACGCAGGTGACAGCGAAGGGATCAGGGGCGGCACTTTTCGGCTACTCCGAACTTTATGGCTCGGTCCCCGGCGGGCAGGCGCAATATCTGCGTGTTCCCTTCGCAGACTACGGCCCCGTCAAAATCGATTCGGATGCTCCGGATGAGCGTTACCTGTTCCTCTCGGACATCCTGCCCACAGCGTGGCAGGCAGTTGAGTATGCGAACGTGCCGGAGGGTGGCACGCTTGCTGTGCTCGGGCTCGGTCCCGTGGGCCAGTTCGCCGCGAGGATTGGCGTCCACAAGGGCTTCAGGGTGATTGGCGTAGACCCGGTCCCGGAGCGCCGCGCGATGGCGGAGACGCATGGCATAGAGACCATGGACTACAGCTCCCACGTCGCCGAGCAGATCCGTGAGCAGACGCTGGGCCGCGGCCCGGACTCCGTGGTGGACGCCGTGGGTATGGAAGCTCACGGATCCCCGGTGGCATCTTTCCTTCACCGGGCGGTCTCTTTGCTCCCGGACAAGCCGGCGCAGGTCGCCATGGAAACCATGAGCGTTGACCGGCTTGCCGCGCTTCACACCGCGGTGGACCTGGTGCGACGAGGCGGGACCATTTCACTGAGCGGCGTGTACGGCGGACAGGCCGATCCTATGCCCCTCATGACCATGTTCGACAAGCAAATCCAGCTCCGCATGGGTCAATGCAATGTTCGCAGTTGGATTGACGATCTGCTCCCTTTGGTGGAGGACGACGCCGATCCGCTGGGGGTCATGCATCTGGTCACCCACACGGGAGGACTGGATGAGGCACCGGCCCTCTACGAGAAGTTCCAGAAGAAGCAGGACGGCTGCATCAAAGTGGTGCTCAAGCCCTGA
- a CDS encoding hypothetical protein (identified by Glimmer2; putative), with amino-acid sequence MSDQPNEAEVTPSKASEPEVPAAVEHDSGEAGTGDFTTELDPTFIPDESGETPEEKRAREQPEATGS; translated from the coding sequence ATGAGCGACCAACCGAACGAAGCTGAAGTGACGCCGTCCAAAGCCTCGGAGCCTGAGGTGCCTGCCGCCGTCGAGCATGACAGCGGTGAGGCCGGAACGGGCGATTTCACCACCGAACTGGACCCCACGTTCATCCCGGACGAAAGCGGTGAGACTCCGGAAGAGAAGCGCGCCAGGGAGCAACCGGAAGCGACGGGGAGCTGA
- a CDS encoding putative phosphoheptose isomerase, whose protein sequence is MRATETKANRHAVDVVLGHLGEIGPAVAALRRESSRLAEWGEELARVRLRGGSVFAAGSDGSSHEAQRFTSELNAHDPVSGSGFKAISITKAAAGSDGSAGSMSEQVSKQVRRGDIVVLLAAKGITDELREAAAAAKAQGARLWALTGKESKDLAQSVNEAICIDTDPPHAEEAHLVAVLALCECFEDALKNIKPE, encoded by the coding sequence ATGCGCGCCACTGAGACGAAGGCCAACAGGCATGCAGTCGATGTGGTTTTGGGGCACTTAGGCGAGATCGGGCCGGCTGTGGCAGCACTGCGCCGGGAATCTTCGCGGCTTGCCGAGTGGGGCGAGGAACTGGCTCGTGTCAGGTTGCGCGGCGGGAGTGTTTTCGCCGCAGGCAGCGACGGATCCTCCCACGAGGCGCAGAGGTTCACATCCGAACTGAATGCCCACGATCCCGTGAGCGGTTCGGGGTTCAAAGCCATCTCCATCACCAAGGCCGCGGCTGGTTCTGACGGCTCCGCCGGAAGCATGAGCGAGCAGGTATCCAAACAGGTTCGCCGGGGTGACATCGTGGTCCTGCTCGCCGCGAAAGGGATCACCGACGAACTCCGGGAGGCTGCCGCCGCCGCGAAGGCGCAAGGTGCACGCTTATGGGCACTGACCGGCAAGGAATCCAAGGACCTCGCACAGTCGGTAAATGAAGCCATCTGCATCGATACCGATCCGCCACATGCCGAAGAAGCGCACCTAGTGGCGGTGCTGGCGCTTTGCGAGTGCTTCGAAGACGCACT